In the genome of Zobellia nedashkovskayae, the window ATGCGCTTTTGGTAGGTTTGGTTACCGGATTGTTGAGCTCTGTTTTTAGGCTGATTCTTGCTCGTTTAGCTGCGCTTAGGACAACTTTTCAAATAGGAGAGATTAATCAGGCTTGGCAAAATTGGCTCTGGCCTACGCTTTTCACTTTTTTTGGTATTTGGTTTTCAATATTCTTGGTCAAGAAATACGCTCCTGAAACCGCTGGTAGTGGAATTCAAGAAATTGAAGGCGCACTAGATGGTTTAAGACCGGTGAGATGGCGCAGGGTTTTGCCCATTAAATTTATCGCTTCTATATTTTCCTTAAGTAGTGGTTTGTTATTGGGTCGTGAAGGGCCAACCGTGCAGATAGGTGCTAACGTGGGCAAGATGGCAGAAGACGTTTTTAAGCAATCTGCAGAAGAGGACAACCCTTTAATTAGCTCGGGTGCGGCATCAGGTTTGGCAAGTGCTTTTAACGCTCCTTTTGCAGGTATTATTTTTGTTATTGAAGAGATGAACGGCCATTTTAAGTTTAATTTTTATTCATTAGCAGCACTTATGATCGGCGCCGGTTCTGCAGATATGGTAGTACGGTTGTTGGTTGGGAGCGGACCTATTCTTAAAACAACCATTTTCACTTTTGAAGAATTATCCGGGATATGGTTGTTTGTATTGTTGGGACTTGTGCTAAGTGTTGTTGGAATTATGTTTAATAAGTTATTGATTAGGTCTTTGGATTTATTCAAAAAAATGAAAGTAAGCTATGTTACCATTGCGTTGTGTATGGCTTTAATCATTACTGCGGTAGGTTTGTATTCAGAAGATATGATCGGGGCAGGTTACACCACCATTTCACATGTTCACAATAGTTCTTTTACGTTGAAATTTCTTTTAGCGCTGTTTGTTGTCCGTTTTATTCTTTCTGTTCTTAGTTACGGCTCAGGAGTGCCAGGAGGTATTTTTACTCCTTTAATAACTTTAGGGGTCATTTTAGGGATGCTCTTTGGCGGTGTAGCACAACATTTTTTCCCAGATCTGGTGCCTGATCCAGCTATTTTTGGTGTTGCCGGTATGGCGGGCATCTTTGCCTCAACCATTAGGGCTCCACTTACAGGTTTGGCGCTTTCGGTAGAAATGACGGCAAATTATGAGTTGATATTACCATTGATTTTCACTGCGGTTACAGCTTCCGTCTTTACCACAATGTTGGGTAATGCACCGATCTATTCCATTTTACTTAAACGTATTTTGAATAAGGAAGAGACCTCCCTTTAGAAATTGTAACTCTTTATTTCTATATGAAACCTCGTTTGTCTGGCTCGTATCAATCTCAAAAATAAATTACTGCTTTGTTAAAAAAAGGCTAAAACCTAGGGTAACTGATCTAGGTCATTCGTATCGCTTATCAATCAAGATAATTTTGACCTATCAAAAGATGATAAGTATTTAAAATTTAATTCATAACTAAATAAAGAAGCATATGAAAAATGGAGTAACAGTCGCTATATGCGATTCGCATCAGAAAGCCGAAAAGGTGGTCAAAGAACTACAACAGTCAGGCTTTGATATGAAAAAACTTTCTATCGTTGGTAAAGATTATCACGAGGAAGACAAAGTTATCGGGTTTTACAATACCGGTGATAGAATGAAAAACTGGGGATCTGCAGGTGCTTTCTGGGGCGGTATTTGGGGCCTTGTTTTTGGCGCCGGTTTTTTCTTAATACCAGGCATAGGACCAGTTATGTTGGCAGGTCCAATCGTATCATCATTAATAGGTGGTCTTGAAGGCGCAGTTGTTGTTGGTGGACTATCTGCTCTTGGCGGAGCTCTTTTTGGTATTGGAGTACCCAAGGATAGTGTGCTACGGTACGAGACCGCTTTAAAGGCAGATAAGTTTTTAGTTATTGCTCACGGATCTTCTGAGGATTTGGAAAAAGCAAAAAAAATAATGTCCGATTCATCTGCAGATGAGGTAGATATTCACTCAAAAGAAGCTGTATCTGCCTAAGTATTAAAAATAATTTTAACTGAAATCTATATTAAATTTTTAAAAGATGAAAACAGTAATATTAAGTGCTATTTTAATGGGATTGGCTTTTCAATCTAATGCACAAGACCTACTCTTTAGAGCCAGATTAGAAGTAGAAGAAGTACCCGAGTTAGTAGTAACCGCAGTGGAAGAAGATTTTCCGGGTTTCTCAATTGTGGAGTACAATGCGTTGCCTGTAGAATATGTAGAGGGAGATGTTTACATTAACCCAAATATAGATTCTAATGCAGATTACGATACCTTTCAAATAATAATGAAAGAGAAAGGAAAAGAACTGACAGCTACTTATGACAGAGATGGTAACCTTCTTAAAACTACAGAGCATTTTAAAAATGTAGCACTACCATATGCCGTAAGCAGATCTATTGCAAAAGAATATCCAAATTGGAAATTTGAAAAAGATTCTTACGACATGGTTCAATTGGGCAATGGAAAAGCAAAAAAACGTTATAGAGTTATCCTAGAAAACCATGGTAAAAAAATACATGTGCATACGAATGCAAAAGGCAAAATTTTAAATCACCATAAAAAAGCTTAGTATAAGAAAAACACCAGTGGCTTTTTAAGACAGTGGTATTTTTTAGAGTTGGTTGGTAATTGGAAGACAGGCAGCAGAGGTGAATATCACTTTCTACTGCCTGTTTTTTGTTGAATATGTATGATATAGAACAAAAAAAAAGTAGACATCTGCATGTCTACTTTTTTTAAAGAGTAATCTTATTATTCTACGGTTTAATGAGTTTTCATAATCATCAACCTTTCATTATTCATTTGCTACGATCACAGAATAATTTCTCTGTTCCCACTTGTCTTCTTCTTTCCAATAAAATGTAAATTGTAATGAGGTAGACTGGGTGGTCGTAGGTATAATATTGGTAACGAAAATGCCAAATTTCATATTTTGGGACTCTGTGATAAAGGTGGTTTTCCAGTCGTCATCTGTCCAATGCACCGTACATTCCGTTAAGGTCTCAATTCGTAATGTTTTTCCTTTTGGAAGTGTTCTGGCTCCATTGTCAAAACGCCATATTTTATGATCTGATTTCTTTTTTCGCCTCTGGTAACGTTCAAAAGTTTGGCTGGGCATATCAAAAATATTATTGTGCTGTATAGAAATGCAGAGTTTAATATATTCTGCATGCGCCCAAGTTAAAGGCATGGCAGAACCTGTATGTTCGCCTAAGAATAATCCTTTTTCGGGAATATCAGCTTTGTCCCATATCTGTTCGGGTAATAAACCGTTGTTTGCAAAAGCCTCCATAGCTTTTAAATGCTTAGTAGCCTCTTCTATATTACCTGCCGCTATTTCATAATGACCTCTTTCTCCGGTTAACAACGGCCACGCACGACCTATTCCTGTACCATCATAAGGGTCTCCGTTTTCTTGCTCGCCATAACCATCATTATTATAACGGTACCAGCAATCTCCATTAGGAGTTTCAACCTTTAATTCCGCATCTATAACTTTTAATGTGTTCAGTATTTTTGGGTCATCGGCTGCCCGAAGACCAAACCTAACTAATGCCAAGGCGTCTACACTGATCAGTTCGCTTAGTTTTGTTTTTCCATAATCAGCATGATGGTTTTTAAGTTTAATAGTTCGATCACCCAGTTCCGTTGCAGGAATATCTGAAAAAGGATTTATACGAATATAATACCCTTCTACACCATGTTTT includes:
- the clcA gene encoding H(+)/Cl(-) exchange transporter ClcA; translation: MNNRKISRVGYRFVDLDVSNYRLLFNALLVGLVTGLLSSVFRLILARLAALRTTFQIGEINQAWQNWLWPTLFTFFGIWFSIFLVKKYAPETAGSGIQEIEGALDGLRPVRWRRVLPIKFIASIFSLSSGLLLGREGPTVQIGANVGKMAEDVFKQSAEEDNPLISSGAASGLASAFNAPFAGIIFVIEEMNGHFKFNFYSLAALMIGAGSADMVVRLLVGSGPILKTTIFTFEELSGIWLFVLLGLVLSVVGIMFNKLLIRSLDLFKKMKVSYVTIALCMALIITAVGLYSEDMIGAGYTTISHVHNSSFTLKFLLALFVVRFILSVLSYGSGVPGGIFTPLITLGVILGMLFGGVAQHFFPDLVPDPAIFGVAGMAGIFASTIRAPLTGLALSVEMTANYELILPLIFTAVTASVFTTMLGNAPIYSILLKRILNKEETSL
- a CDS encoding general stress protein, which codes for MKNGVTVAICDSHQKAEKVVKELQQSGFDMKKLSIVGKDYHEEDKVIGFYNTGDRMKNWGSAGAFWGGIWGLVFGAGFFLIPGIGPVMLAGPIVSSLIGGLEGAVVVGGLSALGGALFGIGVPKDSVLRYETALKADKFLVIAHGSSEDLEKAKKIMSDSSADEVDIHSKEAVSA